The stretch of DNA CCAATCTGCTTTTCTACTTCAGACGGGGCGTTTTGGAGAACCCCGACTGAGTTTTCCGATCTTGATAGTCGATGAATTCACTCATTACCTATATAATTGGGAGTGTGTGTCACTTCCGGACAATACActgcaaaaaaaagaaagtcGATTCAGGATCATGAACGGTCGGTTTGGAACCATCATTTTTGAAAGTGTCGAAAAAACGGGACTTCCGATCTATactttgttttcctttttttacatTGTTGAGGTGTGGTTTATCAATGTTAAAAAACCAGTAGAAAACTTAGTTAAATAATTATACAATACATTTCAATGCCGAAGtcgccaacaacaacaacaagaatGTTATGAATGGCCATTGTAATTCAAAGGGGTTCCGGTCAAGACTAGCTTCCCCTTCCCCTTCTATCTTCTGAGCATGGTCgctataataaaatctgtgtttccggtctgaaaaatctttttatcttagttgaaaaatctgtattaaGTTGATGAgttcaattttgaagcataattcTAGCTTTAGTACCATTGATTGGAATAGTTATTATTGACTTGACGATGTAGCGAAAATAAAATGCTTCATTGGGGTGTAATGGAAGTCTATTCAGTTAGGGTAAATGAAAAGCCTCAAGTATCAAGTTTGCTAATAATACCACCAGACGCTCGAATTAGGGTATATCAGAGAAAACCCGGCACtgtgggtaaaaccgacaccccctGATTTTATTAGTTAGaagcaatattttgaaaattttcctatACCCATTGTACACACTTATAACTTTTTTCGTGTCGAGTCTCAACTGCGGAAGTCgttaaaacaaacaacaaaacagtgCCGGTCAGCAAACAAGAGTTAGTCCGTGTAAATTTCGCTagtggaatttaagtgtttCAGTCGGAAAATTCTGGAAAATTCGATTCATTTGTGAGTTTAATTCATCTTAGATCTCTGTTCAGTGTATTTCGTCTCATCCGTATAAATGACCTTGTTTCAGAACTCCATAGgtctgtttacatatgcctcagcgaactgtagtcgttttttttatattcacctttgagatgaaatactttttacggccaacacgacctctcagattgttaaGATCTATAaattatatggtcggtgttaaatcaaaccgaaccatgtgacatttttatgatttcgagaaaaaacgaGTTTaaagtttggtgctataaggggttttcatTGAGCGTTCAGAACAACttcgataagttattcctgttgtacgcgtgattttccaaatctgaagaATGCGGGATGTAGCTTATaaaatgtttaacctaatgcaatcaataactcgaaatttttcattttgcgacttggttcgctctcacttaacaccgaccatatatgaaacccaaaaaatcattaatctgtatttatagattcttggtttcaaaaagtttaaaaaatctgtagaaatacatattattctgtagatatggtaaccctggttcTAAGTATAGCACTACATACGTTGTTTCTAAAAATCTGCACATGACAATATGTCAACCGTTACGCGTCTCTATTTAATTTTGATTCACTATTCCTTATCGAACTTAAAAGAAAAGAAACCAAATTAATGTGAATTTATCGGCCTTTACAAGttgtttatctttttatttGACTTTACAGGTTGTATATCTATTCGAACATATAATGCAGTCTCACAAAAACATAGCCTAAATCTAGAGCATCAAATGGGAGTCCGACTTAAAAATAAGATTCTTGACTACATTATCTCAATATGCGATATGCGACTTCACATCACAAAATAAATTAACTTTAAAGCTTGATTCGTGTAGaattcggaatcacaaaacaattTTAAAGACAATTGTATTGTTTGTGACGAGAAACCAAGGGGTTTCCTGTCCACAGCTGCAAATCCCTtccaaatcaagaacttcctgCCAAATTAATCAGTgaaaacgaacttaaatttgaAGGAGACATCTCCTCTGACAGTGGCTTACTAGAATTTCCAGCTTGGGAACTGTCCtaaatccatcttcacgtacgttcTGTCATCCATCAGCATGTATCCTTCGTACTGCGTCAAAACCTTGTCTTACAACTTTCAAGCGCGTTTTTTGGCCaccagattttgcttcagcgTCCTGTATGGTTGCTTGCAGGGATGGATATTACGATAACCTTCTCGCATACGGATTTTCCGGATGGTACTTTGGCtagagttgtgttttttttgcgGTGTCGTAATCCGAGGTTTGCCTTAATTGTTAACCTTCAACCTTAGCTTCCGATCGTAAGTTCTACTACGACGGGTCCTCTAATTCTTCCGAACAACAGTCGTACGTCCACGGAAACGTTTCAGCGGTCGGTCATAAACGGTCGACAAAATCTGCGATTTTGCGATTTAAGTACCTGACTATGTCGAATTTTTAATGCGggtgtccaaaatcaaattACGTCTCTTGGCTTCCATCttgcacaactttttcaaaacaaaacggatcaacaTGAATGTTTaccgtcgaaagatacaggttttctaaacaatttgctgtcagaaGATTCCAGAcacgcctactacgaccgctgctataaaatgaacagtgatcacagattctaactgaatcaaaccttacaCTATCTATCGTTAAGTTCTATAGGATAGAAGCGAATGGCCAGAAATAAGGTGTTAGTTTCACCTTGTTTTCATGTCCCAACTGGACAgtacaatttttatatttttcgttGGTTTTTTCTcttgacatattttttttttcaaattttcagtgGGTCTTCATACGAAGGGCATTGGCAGAATGGAAAAAGACACGGTCTCGGAGTTGAAACTAGAGGCAGATGGATATACAGAGGCGAATGGACTCAAGGTTTCAAGGGGAGGTATGGGGTGCGACAAAGCGTTTCATCGACAGCTAGGTACGAAGGAACATGGGCAAATGGTTTACAGGATGGATACGGATCTGAGACATATGCAGATGGAGGTAATTGTTTTCATATCTAGGTCATgcttaatttgaattatttaccCTTTTAGGAAGCTATCAAGGTCAATGGTTACGTGGAATGCGCCACGGTTATGGTGTGCGAACATCAGCACCATTCGGCATGGCCGCACGTTTTAGGACAAAATTAATCAGATCATCAATGACATCACTCAGGAGTAACGATGGAACCAATAACCAAGCGCCTACTGTTGACACTGCGGAAAAACGTAATCATAGGTTAGAGGATGCGCGTGGaggttttgttttgaaagcgAGGTCAGATGAAACTCCAGCGAGACGAAATAGTTTAGTAGAAAAGACCAAAAAGGGATTGTTATCGGTAAGTTTTTCGCTGAACAAAAAACTATTATGGGATTACTGAGATATGTTCATTGGATACTTGAAAAACAgatgaaaatattgaggaaGAAATAGGTTTTGTTAATGGAAAATCGAGGGGGAAATTACCAAATGATACCTTTCCTTATTCATTGCTTTCATTTCTGAACAAGTGTGGGTTTTATATATTTGATTTTTCCAGGGCCTCAAGATAAGGAAACAACGAAGTACAGGTGATTTAGAAAAACGTGGGGCTGGATCCGGCAGCATTCGGTCAACAGCATCTGTTGCATCTTGGCTGAGTACAGAGTCCTCACAGTCTGGCATGACTAGCAAGTATTGATTCTTCGAgaaaactaaataaaacataaattgacaACGATTTTACATATTGCAGATCAATACACACAGATTCCAATGCTAGTTTTATCGTAGAAGACGAACAGTTGGACGGTAGCGTTGTTGAGACATATATGGGTGAATGGAAGAATGACAAGCGATGTGGATACGGTATTTCTGAACGGAGTGATGGATTGAAGTGAGTTTAACGACGATTGAAATCTTATTTTTTGAGCGTAATCAACTATTTCGTAGGTATGAAGGTGAATGGTTTGCCAATAAAAAGTACGGATATGGAGTAACGACATTCAAAGACGGAACGAAGGAAGagggaaaatataaaaataatgtgTTAATAACTAGTCAGAAAAAGAAACACTTATTTCTCATACGGTCGGCAAAGTTTAGAGAACGAATAGATGCAGCAGTCGATTCTGCACAGCGTGCTTCGAAATACGCCTTGCAGAAGGCCGATATTGCTATTTCAAGAACGGCAACTGCTCGTGGAAAAGCCGAATTGGCCGATGTTGCCGCAGACCATGCACGTGTTGATTCTGACTTGGCTATACAGATGGCTAGAGAATTTGCTCCGGATTTTAAACCACAATTACTTGAACGGTTTGAACGGCTAAGGAGAGAGCGTGGTAGAACACAAATCGACTATTCAATAAAACCAACAACACCTGCATCATTTCAACCACAAATCAATGACAAAATGAAATCGTTTAACCAGGAGATCGTAGGTTCTCCAACTCAAGCACAATCCACAATGTTTAATAACGATACAAGTGCCATCGGATACCCCAAAGGGTATACAAATTCCAATCAAGCGATTTCAAAAGTAAATTTAGTACAGCAACAAGCTAATCGCAGGCAATCTCAGTCGTTTGACCGAAATTTACAGCAAAATCCAATTGATGTAACACAAATGGTGGACCGTATGAATACCTCTTACTCCAGCAAAATTATTGATGCTAAACAATCCATGCAGGCTGAAGTTCCCGTTAGTAACTGTATACAAGTTAATTATCAGCAACCAATTGGATCGAACTATGCCGATAGACAAAATTACGAACAACAACAAGACTTAGATCGATATCGACATGATAATTTAGCACATCGAAATTCCAGTCAGCTTTCCGGTGGAGTAAATGCCGTCCCTCTTCAAAGTCCCGTTAGTCATACCTCTATAGATTATTTTGATCATTATAAACGACCTCCTAGCAGAGATGGTTCAGTCGATCGATATTCGAGAGCCGCTAGTCGATTAGGTGGAGCACAATCAAGACAATCTTCAATAGATAGAACCGGTTTAAATGTAAATAATCAAGGCGTACCTAGTGAATCTGTGGCAGAAAGATTATCGCAGAAGGGGAGGGGAATGACTCCTGTTAGAAATTCAACTGCTATGAGCAGTTTTGCTACCATGGACAATGGAATCGACCCACTACCCTCATTCAGAGCTCAAACCCCGTTTCATCAATCGACGGGTGGAGCTTCCAATCCACCATTCGAAGAGGTACTTCTGCGTCAACGAACGCTTGGACAGGACATTATTCCTTCGCCATTACAACCTAAAAGAACAGAAAGTTTATATCTGTCAAAGCCTTTTGGAATGAATTCCAATCCGAACGAGCATGCTGTGGACGGAACTATGAACGTTCCAAAAAATCGTGGTACAATTAATCGTattgctggaggaggtggaggTGGAGGCGGCGGTGGAGGCGGCGgtggtggcggcggcggcggagGTGGAATGTCAAGAGCACCAAAGGTAAGCGATTGTTTTCTAATACAACCATCCCATTAAGGGATTCATGaaatcgtttttgaaatatagcATGATTTTAAATCTAGGGTTATATAAGATTGGCCTCAGAATAACAAAATACTAAACATGTCGTACAACAATGTAAAACCTTTCGGTATATGACTGCtgccagtgtttttttttgttcttaaaGGCTCTCaatcgggggtcttcgtagccacattggttgcgcgttcgcttactgagagatcgatcgtaagttcaaaactcaggaccctcaattgaccatttttgtgttgATATAGACAACTACGCCCACGCATtattcatcagcgatggagatcgattcacggcCGGAATCCTGGCCTCTCTCCATCCATATGCAAACTCTgcttgcaacaagaaaaacatcgggctgttgtgctattaataacacaacaatgctCATTTCAACTGTCTCGGCTGTCCGGtctactgaacaatggaagaatccCATCCCCTTAGCTATTTATATAGGGGT from Toxorhynchites rutilus septentrionalis strain SRP chromosome 3, ASM2978413v1, whole genome shotgun sequence encodes:
- the LOC129778586 gene encoding uncharacterized protein LOC129778586 translates to MASSGPEHGIASPAGSDRINGGRYDFEDGGTFCGGWEDNKAHGHGVCTGPKNQGAYFGAWHYGFEVSGIYTWPSGSSYEGHWQNGKRHGLGVETRGRWIYRGEWTQGFKGRYGVRQSVSSTARYEGTWANGLQDGYGSETYADGGSYQGQWLRGMRHGYGVRTSAPFGMAARFRTKLIRSSMTSLRSNDGTNNQAPTVDTAEKRNHRLEDARGGFVLKARSDETPARRNSLVEKTKKGLLSGLKIRKQRSTGDLEKRGAGSGSIRSTASVASWLSTESSQSGMTSKSIHTDSNASFIVEDEQLDGSVVETYMGEWKNDKRCGYGISERSDGLKYEGEWFANKKYGYGVTTFKDGTKEEGKYKNNVLITSQKKKHLFLIRSAKFRERIDAAVDSAQRASKYALQKADIAISRTATARGKAELADVAADHARVDSDLAIQMAREFAPDFKPQLLERFERLRRERGRTQIDYSIKPTTPASFQPQINDKMKSFNQEIVGSPTQAQSTMFNNDTSAIGYPKGYTNSNQAISKVNLVQQQANRRQSQSFDRNLQQNPIDVTQMVDRMNTSYSSKIIDAKQSMQAEVPVSNCIQVNYQQPIGSNYADRQNYEQQQDLDRYRHDNLAHRNSSQLSGGVNAVPLQSPVSHTSIDYFDHYKRPPSRDGSVDRYSRAASRLGGAQSRQSSIDRTGLNVNNQGVPSESVAERLSQKGRGMTPVRNSTAMSSFATMDNGIDPLPSFRAQTPFHQSTGGASNPPFEEVLLRQRTLGQDIIPSPLQPKRTESLYLSKPFGMNSNPNEHAVDGTMNVPKNRGTINRIAGGGGGGGGGGGGGGGGGGGGGMSRAPKSMPINTTLQRKKSLPDVQQLPFATTTMSREEVSMLGSARREEVRRQIDESERLKANPLLYLVSPKVKDWFSRQQLVVLVLIINIALAIMFFKMLT